Proteins co-encoded in one Candidatus Ozemobacteraceae bacterium genomic window:
- the murD gene encoding UDP-N-acetylmuramoyl-L-alanine--D-glutamate ligase, with the protein MMNVQGRAVSIIGAAKSGLAAARTLAELGARVLVSDIQPVEKLRDAFAKAGVPASVEIEGGGHSERVLQADFIVLSPGVPTDIPILREAAGRGIPIHSEIEIAYRLSKGRRLVVTGSNGKTTTTTLLAKFCGSRFSNVFLGGNIGIPMMEFAARTGDDAVQVLEVSSFQLETISEFTPDIAIITNFFENHLDRYPSYDAYRAAKERIALNMTGDRILILNADQESMRELSGRVGCRKAWFGWELDGRRPGVTMRGDTFVYIREDGTETELFGRKSVKIIGRHNCENIMAASLAALLAGVEPSRLEPVVAEFAGVEHRLEWVRDRSGVTWINDSKGTNCAASIIALRACTPPVVLIAGGRDKGTDLSEWIATMRGRVRSVVLYGEARERFRSAMEGIIPLVSVPTLEDAVAKAAGLAISGDTVLLSPACSSYDLFPNFEVRGARFKELVKALPE; encoded by the coding sequence ATGATGAACGTTCAGGGAAGAGCCGTCAGTATCATCGGTGCCGCAAAAAGTGGGCTGGCGGCTGCCAGAACGCTTGCCGAACTTGGGGCACGGGTCCTGGTTTCCGACATCCAGCCGGTCGAAAAGCTTCGCGATGCTTTTGCGAAAGCCGGTGTGCCGGCATCCGTCGAGATCGAGGGCGGCGGCCATTCCGAACGTGTGCTCCAGGCTGATTTCATCGTTCTGAGCCCCGGCGTGCCTACCGACATCCCCATCCTCCGGGAGGCCGCCGGGCGCGGAATTCCCATACACTCGGAAATCGAGATCGCCTACCGTCTTTCGAAGGGGCGGCGACTCGTCGTCACCGGCAGCAACGGGAAGACGACCACGACGACCCTTCTGGCGAAATTCTGCGGATCCCGGTTTTCGAACGTGTTTCTGGGCGGAAACATTGGCATTCCGATGATGGAGTTCGCCGCCAGGACGGGCGACGATGCCGTCCAGGTCTTGGAAGTGAGCAGTTTCCAGCTCGAAACGATCTCCGAGTTCACCCCCGATATCGCGATCATCACGAACTTCTTCGAGAACCACCTGGATCGGTATCCGTCATACGACGCGTACCGGGCTGCGAAAGAGCGGATCGCCCTCAACATGACGGGCGACCGGATCCTGATCCTGAATGCCGATCAGGAGTCGATGCGTGAGTTGTCCGGGCGCGTCGGATGCAGGAAGGCCTGGTTTGGATGGGAGCTCGACGGCCGCCGCCCCGGCGTCACCATGCGCGGGGACACGTTCGTTTACATCCGGGAGGACGGCACCGAAACGGAGCTGTTCGGCCGGAAATCGGTGAAAATCATCGGCCGGCACAACTGCGAGAACATCATGGCGGCCTCGCTGGCAGCGCTGCTCGCCGGTGTCGAACCCTCGCGTCTCGAACCCGTGGTCGCCGAGTTCGCCGGCGTGGAACATCGTCTCGAGTGGGTTCGCGACCGCTCGGGGGTGACCTGGATCAATGACTCGAAGGGCACTAACTGCGCGGCGTCGATCATTGCCCTGCGCGCATGCACGCCGCCGGTCGTGCTCATCGCCGGCGGGCGCGACAAGGGCACCGACCTTTCTGAATGGATCGCAACGATGCGCGGCCGCGTGCGCAGCGTCGTGCTGTATGGCGAGGCGCGGGAACGGTTCCGGTCGGCAATGGAAGGGATCATTCCCCTGGTCTCCGTTCCTACACTCGAAGACGCCGTTGCAAAGGCCGCCGGACTTGCCATTTCGGGCGATACGGTCCTCCTCTCGCCGGCGTGCAGCAGTTACGACCTGTTTCCGAACTTCGAGGTGCGCGGCGCGAGGTTCAAGGAGTTGGTGAAGGCCCTGCCGGAATAG
- a CDS encoding adenylate/guanylate cyclase domain-containing protein, with the protein MSERSPSRERLFMLLLLALLFVCGWLCLDVIEESREDSIRLEHLDTLRNRLPLLRERLSPKSLAHEKILAGLHGVTALNAGTVRRIVSRWRAAFGSDIKYSIWNKEYNLLANRGLTQQDREALLTVMAERRCRETLEPFPDFVRGMYFPSMTHLFGGPVTFLEHNPISLKTSRFLGEYGQLFIGPWFPDMSLCFAAYKDLEIASEPASVGIVPCAGFFALFVPNRTIGSSEWLKKALALPTVGLDIPRIHLTTWRRLRTAEREIPGLTPELARTVAVEAKRTSEGAILDASMRGVVFIREAGWQHTIALHTEQMRLPFRLARSPVMPALFLLLLAAIPLALSLDVRGGIATGLFRQCLAICVVVSCIPVTGLLWTGFIGSQSRFDSRRADAMQRLEQRLEQLEASHASYLSKLIKPIRKFLDDPAWRKGMRPDSDIASAVAPLKNLFLNTLYVIDPNGNPHDFTPGITDPTRKEIKQVRTLMTALLQFIFSTLISRETSSGGSDRQNLQQEIRGGMIYDIFALAVSPETVYQLAITFDRLMLFQMFHETASVIFHEVLDESMKPTMLLFAVMNRKFMIQQELTQAVNSRISPGQAVPPIVLQQNMEGEWPNVLPVSPSMEPAMYLLLQRLRSEGGNIRTRLTVNGTPCHVLARPLTGMEMIGAALEPIGQEAGMALPPAVFAAAYPVAIVVLALLLFQSFFLKPVGEMRKTVEAIAAGDYGQRLPVLTDDEIGSLCLSFNAMAKDLAEKEFLRRFISDLTMQAVAGRHRRTATRLTATVMFTDIRGFTTMSETQPPEKITAMLNEYLTRMEAVIEAHGGTIDKFIGDAIMAVFLPTHGMAPPGERAVRAAFGMRRELAAFNAARRAAGEFEIAIGSGIATGEILMGVLGRSDGRQDFTVTGPTVNISSSMEKRSKETRRTPIVACPATVEAASGHLVTEPLPAIPGKPAGFELVSIADFEVSLSHSDT; encoded by the coding sequence ATGAGTGAACGGTCTCCCTCCCGGGAGAGGCTCTTCATGCTTCTTCTGCTCGCGCTTCTGTTCGTGTGCGGCTGGCTCTGCCTCGACGTCATCGAGGAAAGCCGCGAAGACTCGATCCGCCTGGAGCATCTCGACACGCTCCGGAACCGTCTTCCCCTCCTGCGCGAACGACTGTCTCCGAAAAGCCTGGCCCACGAAAAGATCCTCGCCGGCCTCCACGGCGTGACGGCGTTGAATGCGGGGACGGTGCGCAGGATCGTCTCCCGCTGGCGCGCCGCGTTCGGTTCAGATATAAAGTATTCAATATGGAACAAGGAGTACAATCTCCTTGCCAATCGCGGACTGACCCAACAGGATCGAGAGGCGCTTCTGACGGTCATGGCCGAGCGGAGATGTCGCGAGACGCTCGAGCCGTTCCCCGATTTCGTTCGCGGGATGTATTTTCCATCCATGACGCATCTTTTCGGAGGTCCGGTAACGTTTCTGGAGCACAACCCCATCTCGCTCAAAACGTCGCGATTTCTCGGCGAATACGGGCAACTTTTCATCGGACCATGGTTTCCGGACATGTCCCTGTGTTTCGCGGCATACAAGGACCTCGAAATCGCCTCCGAGCCGGCTTCCGTCGGCATCGTCCCCTGCGCCGGCTTTTTCGCGCTGTTCGTGCCGAACAGGACGATCGGTTCTTCGGAATGGCTGAAAAAAGCCCTCGCGCTGCCGACCGTCGGCCTCGACATCCCGCGGATTCATTTGACGACCTGGCGCCGGTTGCGCACGGCGGAACGGGAGATTCCGGGGCTGACGCCGGAACTGGCGCGGACCGTCGCCGTCGAGGCCAAGCGGACTTCCGAAGGCGCCATCCTCGACGCCTCGATGCGGGGCGTCGTCTTCATCCGGGAAGCCGGTTGGCAGCATACGATCGCGCTGCACACGGAGCAGATGCGCCTGCCGTTCCGGCTCGCCCGCTCGCCCGTCATGCCGGCCCTGTTTCTGCTGCTGCTCGCCGCGATCCCGCTGGCGCTCAGCCTCGACGTGCGGGGCGGCATCGCGACCGGCCTCTTCCGCCAATGCCTGGCGATCTGCGTGGTCGTGAGCTGCATCCCCGTCACCGGTCTCCTCTGGACAGGCTTCATCGGGAGCCAGAGCCGTTTCGACTCCCGGCGCGCCGATGCCATGCAACGTCTGGAGCAACGTCTGGAGCAACTCGAGGCGAGCCATGCATCCTACCTGAGCAAGCTGATCAAACCGATCCGCAAGTTCCTCGACGATCCGGCGTGGCGCAAGGGCATGCGACCGGATTCCGACATCGCGTCGGCGGTCGCACCATTGAAAAACTTGTTTCTGAACACCCTGTATGTCATCGATCCCAACGGCAATCCGCATGATTTCACTCCGGGCATCACCGACCCGACGCGCAAAGAAATCAAACAGGTCCGCACGCTCATGACGGCGCTCCTCCAGTTTATTTTCTCGACGCTCATCTCTCGCGAGACCTCGTCGGGCGGTTCCGACCGCCAGAACCTTCAGCAGGAGATCCGGGGCGGCATGATTTACGACATCTTCGCGCTCGCGGTCAGCCCGGAAACCGTCTACCAGCTCGCCATCACCTTCGACCGGCTGATGCTGTTCCAGATGTTCCACGAGACGGCCTCGGTCATTTTTCACGAAGTGCTCGACGAATCGATGAAGCCAACGATGCTGCTGTTCGCCGTCATGAACCGCAAGTTCATGATCCAGCAGGAGCTGACCCAGGCCGTCAACAGCCGCATCAGCCCCGGCCAGGCCGTCCCGCCGATCGTCCTCCAGCAGAACATGGAAGGGGAATGGCCGAACGTCCTCCCCGTGTCGCCCAGCATGGAACCGGCCATGTATCTCCTTCTGCAGCGATTGAGAAGCGAGGGAGGCAACATCCGCACCCGCCTGACGGTCAACGGAACGCCCTGCCACGTCCTGGCCCGCCCCCTTACGGGCATGGAGATGATCGGCGCGGCGCTCGAACCGATCGGGCAGGAAGCCGGGATGGCGCTTCCCCCGGCCGTGTTTGCGGCGGCGTATCCGGTCGCGATCGTCGTTCTCGCCCTGCTCCTGTTCCAGTCGTTCTTCCTGAAACCGGTCGGCGAGATGCGGAAAACGGTCGAAGCGATCGCGGCGGGCGATTACGGACAGCGCCTGCCCGTGCTGACCGACGACGAGATCGGCAGCCTGTGTCTCAGCTTCAACGCCATGGCGAAGGACCTGGCCGAAAAGGAGTTTTTGCGCCGGTTCATCTCGGATCTTACGATGCAGGCCGTCGCCGGCCGCCACCGCCGCACCGCCACACGCCTCACCGCCACGGTGATGTTCACCGACATCCGCGGCTTCACGACCATGTCCGAAACCCAGCCGCCCGAGAAGATCACGGCGATGCTCAACGAGTATCTGACCCGCATGGAAGCGGTGATCGAGGCGCACGGCGGCACGATCGACAAGTTCATCGGCGACGCGATCATGGCCGTCTTCCTGCCGACCCACGGCATGGCCCCGCCGGGCGAGCGCGCCGTCCGGGCCGCGTTCGGCATGCGCCGCGAGCTCGCCGCATTCAACGCGGCCCGGCGCGCGGCCGGCGAGTTCGAGATCGCGATCGGTAGCGGCATCGCGACGGGCGAGATTCTGATGGGGGTGCTGGGCCGCTCTGACGGGCGCCAGGACTTCACCGTGACCGGCCCGACGGTGAATATATCATCATCTATGGAAAAGCGGTCGAAGGAAACGCGCCGCACGCCGATCGTCGCCTGCCCCGCGACCGTCGAAGCCGCTTCCGGGCATCTCGTGACGGAGCCGCTTCCCGCGATTCCCGGAAAACCGGCGGGCTTCGAACTGGTTTCGATTGCCGATTTCGAGGTATCATTGTCCCATTCCGACACCTGA
- a CDS encoding adenylate/guanylate cyclase domain-containing protein: MSNAETACTAPPGPADRRPEGRRKSLTWAAVFFLIVVVLPAAGLWHLTSRFEASTDAAREAECREKARELVMRLRSALDRNIVITEKLGLFRRSVLAERRGRAIDEASASLHDAKIRRFFPADTQIHWFDASDRMIPVAGRPVPPGQRAWQAFLRAIRSETGVSATELSLAQSFFKKTFGSIATLSYLRRSRTQATEVLIGGKLHSLAIVVFNAGRPAKRRLGSCIVIAPVYRAKQGWELERAIRLLSGEETAIGGLWQIAGDGPAAEPLSPGMLHGLGQQLERGQSVYLTAEWFIYSIIYDKNPDLLLTVAIRTPAKSRWVTTATTASRGLLSATVLAAGFALFALGAGWWHPRLNLEAKFKIAAAALTVPTLLAMALLGLEHLNRLSQSQTEGLLKQLESQLAGVEQKVASELGRLENLLLVVSRSAELASVGSTAAFERQLAPFLQSGLSRAVLVFRDGRSYEFHVADSKTSWGMLDAIGKRTMQYYGFKVQKMPNERPFPAEFEVLFPEKSIDDHNQALFDKLTPIQFASQKTVIFQAFFRGKADKKPLGFFNVHFDLSNLNTLMMGRALSEMRRQGVKLAVLGDVPSTNLYIGSNRKIRKILDLVRFTGQPVQTTLEFRDRPWLVRARPLKGIDAAGISLIRADVTDPSWSATAALLFLFAFGGAMASLWSVQQLRALLIEPMSALLIAVRRVEGGDYKTRIVSTANDELGVLIRRLGVLVQGLRHKARMTPFLRADLVESAATHTPDPGSRRPVTVLFAGLRGFGDVEARLEPEEAMQVMSRYLGLCESAVLRHGGEIDKFIGDTAMAIYREGPDLPPTGLRAARTALEIDREMERWMAEEGDMPGGRLRHGVGFASGSPVVGHVGSLRKRLDATAIGDTVNLAARLEKLAGRDRHPSALTTTATIAGLPGEIVPVPTGIHGVRGRQEAVQVVGIRRPAHE; the protein is encoded by the coding sequence ATGTCGAATGCCGAAACGGCATGCACAGCGCCTCCCGGACCGGCAGACCGCCGCCCCGAAGGCAGGCGGAAGTCGCTGACCTGGGCGGCTGTCTTTTTTCTCATCGTCGTCGTCCTTCCCGCGGCCGGCCTCTGGCACCTGACGAGCCGGTTCGAGGCATCGACCGATGCCGCGCGCGAGGCCGAGTGCCGCGAAAAGGCGCGGGAGCTGGTCATGCGCCTGCGAAGCGCCCTCGACCGGAACATCGTCATCACCGAGAAGCTCGGCCTGTTCCGGCGCTCGGTGCTCGCCGAGCGGCGCGGGCGCGCCATCGACGAGGCTTCCGCAAGCCTCCACGACGCCAAGATCAGGCGGTTTTTTCCCGCCGACACCCAGATTCACTGGTTCGACGCCTCCGACCGCATGATCCCGGTGGCCGGCCGGCCGGTACCGCCGGGACAACGGGCCTGGCAGGCGTTTCTGCGAGCGATCCGGAGCGAGACGGGTGTCAGCGCGACGGAACTGTCACTCGCCCAGAGTTTTTTCAAGAAAACGTTCGGCAGCATCGCCACTCTGAGCTACCTCCGCCGGAGCCGCACCCAGGCGACCGAAGTGCTGATCGGCGGAAAACTCCACTCGCTCGCCATCGTCGTTTTCAACGCCGGCCGGCCGGCGAAGCGGCGGCTCGGCAGCTGCATCGTCATCGCTCCCGTATACCGGGCCAAACAGGGCTGGGAACTCGAACGGGCCATCCGCCTTCTCTCCGGCGAGGAAACGGCCATCGGCGGCCTGTGGCAGATCGCGGGCGACGGGCCGGCGGCCGAACCGCTGTCCCCGGGCATGTTGCACGGTTTGGGACAGCAGCTCGAACGGGGGCAATCGGTGTATTTGACGGCGGAATGGTTCATATACTCAATAATATACGATAAGAATCCTGACCTGCTACTGACCGTCGCAATCCGCACCCCCGCGAAATCGCGGTGGGTGACCACCGCCACGACCGCGTCGCGCGGCCTGCTCTCAGCGACGGTGCTCGCGGCCGGATTCGCCCTTTTCGCCCTGGGGGCCGGCTGGTGGCATCCCCGGCTCAACCTCGAAGCGAAATTCAAGATCGCCGCGGCGGCGCTCACCGTTCCGACGCTGCTCGCCATGGCGCTGCTGGGCCTCGAGCATCTGAACCGTCTTTCGCAGAGCCAGACCGAGGGCCTGCTGAAACAGCTCGAAAGTCAGCTTGCCGGCGTCGAACAGAAGGTCGCCTCGGAGTTGGGCCGCCTCGAAAACCTCCTTCTCGTCGTCAGCAGAAGCGCCGAACTGGCGTCCGTCGGCTCGACGGCGGCCTTCGAGAGACAGCTGGCCCCGTTTCTCCAATCCGGGCTTTCCAGGGCCGTCCTGGTGTTTCGCGACGGGCGATCGTACGAGTTCCATGTCGCGGACAGCAAGACCAGTTGGGGCATGCTGGACGCGATCGGCAAGCGGACCATGCAGTATTACGGGTTCAAGGTGCAGAAGATGCCGAATGAACGGCCGTTTCCCGCCGAGTTCGAAGTGCTGTTCCCGGAAAAGAGCATCGACGACCACAACCAGGCGCTCTTCGACAAACTCACGCCGATCCAGTTCGCGAGCCAGAAGACCGTCATCTTCCAGGCGTTTTTCAGGGGAAAAGCCGATAAGAAGCCCCTCGGCTTTTTCAACGTGCATTTCGACCTGTCGAACCTGAACACCCTGATGATGGGGCGGGCGTTGTCGGAGATGCGCCGCCAGGGGGTCAAGCTGGCAGTGCTCGGCGACGTTCCGTCGACGAATCTCTATATCGGATCAAATAGAAAAATCCGGAAGATCCTCGACCTGGTACGGTTCACCGGCCAGCCCGTCCAGACGACGCTCGAGTTCCGCGACCGTCCCTGGCTCGTCCGCGCCCGGCCTCTCAAGGGGATCGACGCCGCCGGCATCTCCCTGATCCGGGCGGACGTAACCGATCCGTCCTGGTCGGCGACCGCGGCGCTCCTCTTCCTGTTCGCGTTCGGCGGCGCGATGGCCTCGCTCTGGTCCGTACAGCAACTGCGCGCCCTTCTCATCGAGCCCATGTCGGCCCTGTTGATCGCGGTCAGGCGCGTCGAGGGGGGAGACTACAAAACCCGCATCGTCTCGACGGCCAACGACGAGCTCGGCGTGCTGATCCGGCGGCTCGGCGTGCTGGTCCAGGGCCTCCGGCACAAGGCCCGCATGACGCCGTTTCTGCGGGCCGACCTCGTGGAAAGCGCCGCGACGCACACGCCCGACCCGGGAAGCCGCCGGCCGGTGACGGTGCTGTTCGCGGGGCTTCGCGGGTTCGGCGACGTCGAGGCCAGGCTCGAGCCGGAAGAGGCGATGCAGGTGATGAGCCGGTATCTGGGCCTCTGCGAGTCCGCCGTCCTGCGCCACGGCGGCGAGATCGACAAGTTCATCGGCGATACCGCGATGGCGATTTACCGTGAAGGGCCGGACCTTCCGCCGACCGGTCTTCGCGCGGCGAGAACCGCTCTCGAAATCGACCGCGAGATGGAACGCTGGATGGCCGAAGAAGGCGACATGCCCGGCGGACGTCTGCGTCACGGCGTCGGCTTCGCCTCGGGCTCGCCGGTCGTCGGCCATGTCGGCTCCCTTCGCAAGCGCCTCGACGCAACCGCGATCGGCGACACCGTCAACCTCGCCGCGCGTCTCGAGAAGCTCGCGGGACGCGATCGGCATCCGTCGGCCCTGACGACAACCGCCACGATCGCCGGCCTGCCCGGAGAAATCGTGCCGGTCCCGACCGGCATCCACGGCGTCCGCGGAAGACAGGAAGCGGTCCAGGTCGTCGGTATCCGGAGGCCGGCGCATGAGTGA
- the larB gene encoding nickel pincer cofactor biosynthesis protein LarB, with product MKTILEAVRRGRMDTGEALAELRRRMPGEVTVPDAVLDVHREARSGFPEAIYAAGKSPEQTVSIFRALKKANGRALATRCPDETLEALKKQIRGIRIDERSRTAMSLPARKPATRGRVAVLAAGTSDLSVADEAAATLEFADVGVVRCSDIGVAGIHRLLGRLDTIRTADAVIVVAGMEGALPSVVGGLVPVPVIAVPTSVGYGASFGGIAALLGMLNSCAAGVTVVNIDNGFGAAVAAIRMINGRTS from the coding sequence ATGAAAACAATTCTCGAAGCCGTCAGGCGGGGTCGCATGGATACGGGCGAGGCGCTGGCCGAGTTGCGCCGACGGATGCCCGGCGAGGTGACCGTTCCCGATGCCGTCCTCGACGTTCACCGCGAAGCCCGGTCCGGGTTCCCGGAAGCCATTTACGCGGCCGGGAAATCCCCCGAACAGACCGTCTCGATTTTCCGGGCCCTGAAAAAGGCGAACGGGCGCGCTCTCGCGACCCGCTGTCCGGACGAAACGCTCGAAGCGCTCAAAAAACAGATTCGCGGAATCCGCATCGACGAACGGTCCCGGACGGCTATGAGCCTTCCTGCCCGCAAACCTGCCACGCGAGGCCGTGTCGCAGTCCTGGCGGCCGGAACGTCCGACCTTTCCGTCGCCGACGAGGCGGCCGCGACGCTCGAGTTCGCCGACGTCGGCGTCGTGCGGTGCAGCGATATCGGCGTCGCGGGCATCCATCGCCTGCTGGGGCGGCTCGACACGATCCGCACGGCCGATGCCGTGATCGTCGTCGCGGGCATGGAAGGCGCGCTTCCGAGCGTCGTGGGCGGGCTGGTGCCGGTTCCGGTCATCGCGGTGCCGACCTCGGTTGGGTATGGCGCCAGTTTCGGCGGCATTGCCGCGCTGCTCGGCATGCTCAACTCGTGCGCGGCCGGGGTGACCGTGGTGAATATCGATAACGGGTTCGGCGCCGCCGTGGCGGCCATTCGCATGATCAACGGGAGAACGTCATGA
- a CDS encoding lysylphosphatidylglycerol synthase transmembrane domain-containing protein, with translation MNPMKLLRGAGGWAVVALCILAGLAVLLTDLGRVTAALAAFPHRLIPVILAFVSLNYLLRFAKWEYFLRRLGVRIALRDSLWVFFASFVMVLSPGKLGEVVKSLLLRNRYGIPVSRTAPIVLAERLTDLLGLMCLAAFGFSRFAWGGKTLIVCSILLIVGLAAATRPAFWRVLDRAAGRLAPGKPRLRTMIRALEESTRMLLTLPALLVTVPLSAFSWAWEGAALYLIFGGLGVARPELFGLSVFAHAFGSITGALSFLPGGLLVTEGTLSLFFISAGIAGDAAVTATLLIRAVTLWFAILLGLCVFSAGARADDLRLDPAAAPRPSDGERIPA, from the coding sequence ATGAATCCGATGAAACTCCTCCGGGGCGCCGGCGGCTGGGCGGTCGTTGCCCTGTGCATTCTCGCCGGACTGGCCGTGCTTCTCACGGATCTCGGCCGCGTGACGGCAGCGCTGGCGGCGTTTCCGCACCGCCTTATCCCGGTGATTCTCGCGTTCGTCAGCCTCAACTACCTGCTCCGGTTCGCGAAATGGGAGTATTTCCTGCGCCGGCTGGGGGTGAGAATCGCCCTCCGCGACAGCCTCTGGGTCTTCTTCGCCTCGTTCGTGATGGTGCTCAGCCCGGGCAAACTGGGCGAGGTCGTCAAATCCCTGCTGTTGCGCAACCGGTACGGCATCCCCGTCTCCCGCACCGCACCCATCGTGCTGGCCGAGCGCCTCACCGACCTGCTGGGCCTGATGTGCCTCGCCGCTTTCGGCTTCTCCAGGTTTGCCTGGGGCGGCAAAACCCTGATTGTCTGCAGCATCTTGCTGATCGTCGGGCTTGCCGCCGCGACGAGGCCCGCGTTCTGGCGGGTGCTCGACCGTGCCGCCGGCCGCCTGGCTCCCGGAAAACCCCGCCTCCGAACGATGATCCGGGCGCTCGAAGAAAGCACCCGCATGCTGCTGACCCTGCCCGCCCTGCTCGTCACCGTGCCGCTCAGCGCCTTTTCCTGGGCATGGGAAGGGGCCGCGCTGTATCTGATCTTCGGCGGGCTCGGCGTCGCGCGGCCCGAGCTGTTCGGCCTCTCGGTGTTCGCTCACGCGTTCGGCTCGATCACCGGCGCCCTCTCGTTTCTTCCCGGGGGCCTGCTCGTGACCGAGGGAACCCTCAGCCTCTTCTTCATCTCGGCCGGCATCGCCGGCGACGCCGCCGTCACGGCCACCCTGCTGATCCGCGCCGTGACCCTCTGGTTCGCGATCCTGCTCGGCCTCTGCGTCTTCTCCGCCGGCGCCCGCGCCGACGACCTCCGGCTCGACCCGGCCGCCGCCCCCCGGCCGTCAGACGGGGAGCGTATCCCGGCGTGA
- the larC gene encoding nickel pincer cofactor biosynthesis protein LarC, producing MTTLYWDCFAGIAGNMAVASLLDLGADPGRLEAELAKLPFQEGSLGISIRSIIKDGIRATYFNTRDDEAHAHADPQHDHAVSHHGDHDHTHCHNHDDDHAHDHEHGHEHTHCHDPHHDHEHGHGHPHAHDHSHPHAHHLPERGLREIRDLIAAAKYSAGVADRALACFYELAAAEAEVHGATPETVHFHEVGARDSIADIVGVAICLEELGVTSVHVSPIHVGRGFVSCRHGKMPVPAPATALLLRGYEIYSLPDVDGELTTPTGAAILRGLHAKPGLPASFVPKKIGVGAGSRRFAVPNVLRAFLGDSGAVAGNVDYDEVSVLETNVDNVSGELLGYVAERLWDIGALDVTMTPLIMKKGRPGTALSVMIPPALAARAQELLFSELPTLGIRRQTVSRAVLRREKRELQTSYGTVAAKKITDPDGTVRIVPEYESLRAIAIDTGTPLRDIQARMTKKISELEEP from the coding sequence ATGACCACGTTATACTGGGACTGCTTCGCGGGTATCGCCGGCAACATGGCGGTCGCCTCGCTTCTCGACCTGGGGGCCGATCCCGGCCGTCTCGAGGCCGAACTGGCGAAACTCCCCTTCCAGGAAGGCAGCCTCGGGATTTCCATACGGAGCATTATAAAAGACGGCATCCGGGCGACGTATTTCAACACCCGCGACGACGAAGCCCATGCGCATGCCGACCCGCAGCACGATCACGCGGTATCGCACCACGGAGATCACGATCACACCCATTGTCACAACCATGATGACGATCATGCTCACGACCACGAACATGGGCATGAGCACACGCATTGTCATGACCCTCACCACGACCACGAACATGGTCACGGTCATCCGCATGCCCACGACCATTCGCATCCGCACGCTCACCATCTGCCGGAGCGCGGGCTGCGTGAAATTCGCGACCTCATCGCGGCCGCGAAGTATTCCGCCGGCGTGGCCGACCGGGCCCTCGCCTGTTTCTACGAACTTGCGGCGGCCGAGGCCGAGGTGCATGGCGCGACGCCCGAAACCGTCCATTTCCACGAGGTCGGCGCCCGCGACAGCATCGCCGATATCGTCGGGGTCGCGATCTGTCTCGAAGAGCTCGGTGTCACGTCCGTGCACGTGTCTCCGATCCATGTCGGACGGGGCTTCGTTAGCTGCCGCCACGGGAAAATGCCGGTTCCGGCGCCTGCAACGGCGCTTCTGCTGAGAGGCTACGAGATATATTCCCTTCCGGACGTCGACGGCGAGTTGACGACCCCCACGGGCGCGGCCATTCTCCGGGGGCTTCACGCGAAGCCGGGTCTCCCTGCCAGCTTCGTTCCGAAGAAGATCGGTGTCGGTGCCGGAAGTCGGCGATTCGCCGTGCCGAACGTCCTGCGGGCGTTTCTCGGCGATTCCGGCGCGGTGGCCGGCAACGTCGATTACGATGAGGTCAGCGTTCTCGAAACGAACGTCGACAATGTATCGGGCGAACTGCTCGGCTATGTGGCCGAACGACTCTGGGACATCGGCGCGCTCGACGTGACGATGACCCCCCTGATCATGAAGAAAGGCCGCCCCGGCACAGCACTCAGCGTGATGATTCCGCCGGCGCTTGCGGCTCGGGCCCAGGAACTCCTGTTCAGCGAACTCCCCACCCTCGGGATCAGACGGCAGACGGTTTCCCGAGCCGTTCTCCGCCGCGAAAAGCGGGAACTGCAGACCTCCTACGGAACCGTGGCCGCCAAAAAAATCACCGACCCGGACGGAACCGTCCGCATCGTTCCCGAATACGAATCCCTGCGGGCCATCGCCATCGATACGGGAACCCCCTTGCGCGATATTCAGGCCCGAATGACGAAAAAAATCTCCGAACTCGAAGAACCTTGA